In Clostridium sp. DL-VIII, the following proteins share a genomic window:
- a CDS encoding DUF2000 domain-containing protein, giving the protein MYNENNEFLTILSEIPTRCTIIMDSSLSGGLLANAIAVIALTAGRRHPVLLGEQLIDASGEIHPGLIPTGIPMLCTNQENLKALRNAALEKGCDVIDFPVEGQQTKNYEEFLSITRDIPSEDMKYLGIALVGSKKTISKLTGKCDMIK; this is encoded by the coding sequence ATGTATAATGAAAATAACGAATTCTTAACAATATTATCAGAAATCCCTACTCGCTGCACTATTATAATGGACAGTTCCTTATCAGGAGGACTTCTTGCTAATGCAATTGCTGTAATAGCACTAACAGCAGGCAGACGTCACCCTGTACTTCTTGGCGAACAGCTCATTGATGCATCAGGTGAAATACATCCTGGTTTAATTCCTACAGGAATTCCTATGTTGTGCACAAATCAAGAAAATTTGAAAGCACTTCGTAATGCTGCATTGGAAAAAGGCTGCGATGTTATAGACTTCCCTGTTGAAGGTCAGCAGACAAAGAATTATGAAGAATTTCTATCTATTACACGAGATATACCATCAGAAGATATGAAGTACCTTGGAATAGCTTTAGTTGGTTCAAAAAAGACAATTAGTAAACTTACTGGAAAATGTGACATGATAAAATAG
- a CDS encoding EamA family transporter — MLKAKSLLDNQKINIQNGTLSYYYLASTGAVVLWSASFIATKLAYETFAPIQLAAVRTLFAVLLFWFMRKITSNNEQIQKEDRIRIALSGFLGITLYFAIENIGVSMTSSSNSALIVASFPAVTTLLEFFIYHSKPNIKKVLGIILAIIGVAVLTQINVDGNSKSMLGNIILIGAGIVWAFYNFITRDLTNKYSAMTLTYYQMLAGFIFLLPFVIIEGKTWRMPTITSASALIYLSVGCSIVAFLLYNLGLRKLSASISVSLMNLVPVLGLIFSILILHESVSALQISGGVIVIIGVILSSIQKGEN, encoded by the coding sequence ATGTTAAAGGCCAAATCATTACTAGATAATCAAAAAATAAATATACAAAATGGAACTTTATCTTACTATTACTTGGCTAGTACTGGGGCTGTTGTATTATGGAGTGCATCTTTTATCGCAACAAAATTAGCTTATGAAACTTTTGCTCCTATTCAACTCGCTGCAGTTAGAACTCTTTTTGCTGTGCTTCTCTTTTGGTTCATGAGGAAAATCACATCAAATAATGAACAAATACAAAAGGAAGATCGTATCCGTATCGCATTAAGTGGATTTTTGGGGATTACACTTTATTTTGCAATAGAAAACATTGGGGTTAGTATGACCTCTTCTTCAAATTCTGCTTTGATAGTAGCTTCTTTTCCTGCTGTTACAACATTACTAGAATTTTTTATTTATCATTCAAAACCAAATATAAAAAAAGTACTTGGAATTATACTCGCTATCATTGGTGTTGCAGTTCTAACTCAAATTAATGTAGATGGTAATTCTAAATCTATGTTAGGAAATATAATCCTAATAGGAGCCGGAATTGTATGGGCATTCTACAACTTTATCACAAGAGATTTGACAAATAAATATTCTGCAATGACGTTAACATATTATCAGATGCTAGCAGGCTTCATCTTCCTTTTGCCATTTGTCATCATCGAGGGTAAAACATGGAGAATGCCTACCATCACTTCAGCAAGCGCATTGATCTATCTAAGTGTAGGTTGCTCTATTGTTGCATTTCTATTATATAATTTAGGACTCAGAAAACTCTCCGCTAGTATTTCAGTATCTCTTATGAATCTAGTTCCTGTTTTAGGTTTAATATTTTCAATATTAATCTTACATGAAAGTGTATCTGCCCTCCAAATATCAGGCGGAGTTATTGTTATCATAGGTGTTATATTAAGTTCTATTCAAAAAGGAGAAAATTAA
- a CDS encoding TrmB family transcriptional regulator, which yields MEDNILEVLKNLNFTEYEAKAYLTLLEESPLTGYAVAKNSGVPRSKIYEVLDSLAMRGDILISHGNTQQYVPIPAKELIKNRRVKAEESFKLAEKSLEQYNQSAKNRENIWNITGHDEILDKVKECILSAKHRILIELWKEEFKELKAELKKAADKGVVVTIIAYGEIIADFANVYLHDMSTEITDEYGGRWLVASADNSEVVAGIVSLGKDSRAAWTMHQGLVMPITEVMIHDLYIMEIMEKHRELLEESFGKNLIELRKKFSIYQDLKKHYV from the coding sequence ATGGAAGATAACATTTTAGAAGTATTAAAAAATTTAAATTTTACAGAATATGAAGCAAAAGCATACCTTACATTATTAGAAGAATCACCATTAACAGGCTATGCAGTAGCAAAAAATTCAGGTGTGCCACGTTCAAAAATATATGAGGTTTTAGATAGTCTTGCTATGCGTGGAGATATTTTAATTAGCCATGGAAATACACAACAGTACGTTCCAATTCCAGCAAAAGAACTTATTAAAAATCGCAGGGTAAAAGCTGAAGAGAGTTTTAAACTTGCAGAAAAATCTTTAGAACAATATAATCAATCTGCAAAGAATCGTGAGAATATCTGGAATATAACTGGTCATGACGAAATACTTGATAAAGTAAAAGAATGCATCCTCTCAGCAAAACATAGAATTCTGATTGAACTTTGGAAAGAGGAATTCAAAGAATTGAAAGCTGAATTAAAAAAGGCAGCTGATAAAGGAGTAGTAGTAACAATCATTGCTTATGGAGAAATAATAGCTGATTTTGCAAATGTTTACTTACATGATATGAGTACAGAAATTACCGATGAATACGGAGGACGCTGGCTTGTAGCTAGTGCTGATAATTCAGAAGTTGTAGCTGGTATTGTATCACTCGGTAAAGATAGCAGGGCAGCATGGACAATGCATCAAGGATTGGTTATGCCTATAACAGAAGTCATGATTCATGATCTGTATATTATGGAAATCATGGAGAAGCATAGAGAATTATTAGAAGAAAGTTTTGGCAAAAATCTTATTGAACTTCGTAAGAAATTTTCTATATACCAAGATTTAAAAAAACATTATGTATAA
- a CDS encoding flavodoxin family protein gives MNILAFNGSPRKNNNTGTLLNKALEGAASQGASTKLINLYDLNYKGCMSCFACKTKNGKSYGKCPINDDLKPIFKKIEEADAIILGSPLYAGTVTGEIHSFMERLFFQYSVYSAKPQSLFPKKIHTGFIYTMNATEEILKAQGWDHHINFNQMMLTKIFGSSETLFSFDTYQFEDYSKVVTSVDPEKKAKIRKEVFPKDCEEAFKMGAKFATSII, from the coding sequence ATGAATATATTAGCGTTTAATGGAAGTCCAAGAAAAAATAACAATACAGGTACATTGTTAAATAAAGCTCTTGAAGGTGCTGCCTCACAAGGTGCAAGTACCAAACTTATAAATCTTTATGATCTGAACTACAAAGGTTGTATGAGCTGTTTTGCTTGTAAAACAAAAAATGGTAAAAGTTATGGTAAATGTCCTATAAACGATGATTTAAAACCAATATTTAAAAAAATTGAAGAGGCTGATGCTATCATTTTAGGATCTCCTTTATATGCTGGAACTGTAACCGGTGAAATACATTCGTTTATGGAGCGTTTGTTCTTTCAATATTCTGTATATAGTGCCAAGCCTCAATCTCTTTTTCCTAAAAAGATTCACACAGGTTTTATTTATACCATGAATGCAACAGAGGAAATCTTGAAAGCACAAGGCTGGGATCATCATATTAATTTTAACCAAATGATGTTGACTAAAATATTTGGTTCTTCAGAAACTCTTTTCAGTTTTGATACTTATCAATTCGAAGATTATTCAAAAGTAGTTACAAGCGTTGATCCTGAAAAGAAAGCAAAAATACGCAAAGAAGTGTTCCCAAAGGATTGTGAAGAAGCTTTTAAAATGGGAGCAAAATTTGCAACATCTATAATCTAA
- a CDS encoding helix-turn-helix domain-containing protein, translated as MAKPHDCSIKYTLSVMSGKWKWIILWLLHRDNVKRYGEIKKDLDDITHKMLSQQLKELESSLLINRKEYNQIPPKVEYSLTEKGKTLIPILELMAFWGDEHHPENS; from the coding sequence ATGGCTAAGCCACATGATTGTTCAATTAAATATACACTATCAGTGATGAGTGGTAAGTGGAAATGGATAATACTTTGGTTATTACATAGAGATAATGTGAAAAGATATGGTGAGATTAAGAAAGATTTAGATGATATTACACATAAAATGTTAAGTCAGCAGTTAAAAGAATTAGAAAGTAGTCTGTTAATAAACCGTAAAGAATATAATCAAATTCCACCAAAAGTAGAATATTCGTTAACTGAAAAGGGTAAAACATTAATACCTATCCTAGAATTAATGGCATTTTGGGGAGATGAGCATCATCCTGAAAATAGTTAA
- a CDS encoding cupin domain-containing protein, whose product MKELTIKNLNAIEAIQRKQNDNEFYIKPVVAGSDANQCTVSFIEVPPGNQAFGYHYHEKNEEVFYIISGVGSVRTPDGIKSVKAGDIITFPPGKEGAHVISNASDTENLVYVDFDTHNVPEVVSLPDSNQVMVLGNHIKGTFNMEK is encoded by the coding sequence ATGAAAGAACTTACTATTAAAAATTTAAATGCCATTGAAGCAATTCAAAGAAAACAAAATGATAATGAATTTTACATTAAACCAGTAGTCGCTGGTTCTGATGCTAACCAATGTACAGTATCATTTATTGAAGTGCCACCTGGAAACCAAGCATTTGGTTACCATTATCACGAAAAAAATGAAGAGGTATTCTATATAATTAGTGGGGTTGGCTCAGTTAGAACACCTGACGGGATAAAATCAGTTAAGGCGGGTGATATTATAACTTTTCCACCAGGTAAAGAAGGTGCACATGTAATTAGTAATGCTTCCGATACTGAAAATCTTGTTTATGTTGATTTTGACACACACAACGTACCAGAAGTTGTCAGCTTACCAGATAGTAACCAAGTAATGGTTTTGGGAAATCATATAAAAGGTACATTTAACATGGAAAAATAG
- a CDS encoding helix-turn-helix domain-containing protein — protein sequence MKRELPACSIETTLLLIGGKWKVLILRDLINGTKRFGELKKSINSISQKVLTQQLREMEEDGLVERTVYAEVPPRVEYSLTEDGMSLKPVLNSMLTWGNQYKQKINNNL from the coding sequence ATGAAAAGAGAATTACCCGCTTGTTCAATTGAAACAACACTATTACTTATAGGTGGGAAGTGGAAAGTGTTAATATTAAGAGACCTCATTAATGGAACTAAAAGATTTGGAGAGTTGAAGAAATCAATAAATTCTATAAGTCAAAAGGTGCTTACACAGCAGCTACGAGAAATGGAAGAAGATGGGCTTGTAGAAAGAACTGTATATGCTGAAGTACCGCCGAGAGTTGAATATTCACTTACCGAAGATGGCATGAGCCTAAAACCTGTACTTAATTCTATGCTTACATGGGGAAATCAATATAAACAGAAGATCAATAATAATCTATGA
- a CDS encoding GNAT family N-acetyltransferase: MINGYCISKDKSRLQIERIKDLLKQTYWACDRAEKTIVKSIENSVCYGVFDSHNNQVGFARVITDYATAYYLCDVIIDKEHRGQGLGKSMIEFIAKDDDLKNLHGLLLTKNAHGLYEKYGFERNAEKFMHKIAVL; the protein is encoded by the coding sequence GTGATAAATGGATATTGTATTAGTAAAGATAAATCTAGATTACAGATTGAGAGGATAAAGGATTTACTAAAGCAAACATATTGGGCATGTGACCGTGCAGAAAAAACAATAGTTAAATCAATTGAAAATTCGGTATGCTATGGGGTATTTGATAGCCATAATAATCAGGTTGGATTCGCCAGAGTTATTACAGATTATGCCACAGCTTATTATCTTTGCGATGTAATTATTGACAAGGAGCATAGAGGACAAGGTTTAGGAAAGTCAATGATAGAATTCATTGCAAAAGATGATGATCTGAAAAATTTGCATGGACTTTTGCTTACTAAAAATGCACATGGATTGTATGAAAAATATGGATTTGAAAGAAATGCTGAAAAATTCATGCATAAAATTGCTGTATTATAA